One Persicobacter psychrovividus DNA window includes the following coding sequences:
- a CDS encoding undecaprenyl-diphosphate phosphatase, which translates to MSLIEALVLGLIQGFTEFLPVSSSGHIELAKAIMNVHVSEDVLFTMILHGATVLSTIVIYFTEIRKLVQEGITPSWNDSKKYILLLVVSMIPVFFVGIFLKDALEDFFFGNILAVGISLLFTGGLLSFTYFAKNETSQIGWKSAIGMGIAQAIAVIPGISRSGSTIATGLLMGVKKEEATRFSFLMVLAPILGANLLELLKFDPSTVSDLSIPVIAIGFVTAFIAGVVACKWMINLVKKGKLIYFAVYCIVVGFTAIGYTLFIA; encoded by the coding sequence ATGAGCTTAATAGAGGCTTTAGTTTTAGGCTTGATCCAAGGATTCACGGAGTTCTTGCCTGTAAGTAGTAGTGGACACATTGAATTGGCTAAAGCCATTATGAATGTGCATGTAAGTGAAGATGTCCTGTTCACGATGATCCTCCACGGTGCCACCGTCCTTTCTACCATTGTCATTTATTTTACAGAAATTCGGAAGTTGGTTCAGGAGGGGATTACACCAAGTTGGAATGACAGTAAAAAATACATTTTACTTTTGGTCGTTTCGATGATCCCCGTCTTTTTCGTAGGGATTTTCCTCAAAGATGCTTTAGAAGATTTCTTCTTCGGTAATATTCTCGCCGTAGGAATATCACTTTTATTTACTGGAGGTTTACTCTCTTTCACCTATTTTGCCAAGAACGAAACATCGCAAATAGGATGGAAATCGGCCATCGGTATGGGTATCGCCCAAGCCATTGCCGTTATTCCTGGAATTTCAAGATCTGGCTCTACCATTGCCACGGGCTTATTGATGGGAGTTAAAAAAGAAGAAGCAACACGCTTTTCTTTTCTGATGGTATTAGCGCCTATTCTTGGCGCCAACCTATTGGAGCTGCTAAAATTTGACCCTTCTACGGTTTCGGATTTGAGTATCCCAGTCATTGCTATTGGGTTCGTTACGGCATTTATTGCAGGGGTTGTAGCCTGTAAATGGATGATAAACCTCGTTAAAAAGGGAAAATTGATTTATTTTGCGGTTTACTGTATCGTCGTTGGCTTTACCGCTATCGGATATACACTATTCATTGCATAA
- a CDS encoding DUF3098 domain-containing protein has translation MEEQKAMPFNKKNYIIMLVGILVLALGFIIMTLDTETFGFGFLGLTLGPVTILVGFAIEFYALFHKSK, from the coding sequence ATGGAGGAACAAAAAGCAATGCCTTTCAATAAGAAGAACTACATTATTATGTTAGTGGGCATCCTGGTGTTAGCACTGGGCTTCATCATCATGACCCTTGATACTGAGACTTTCGGTTTTGGTTTCTTAGGACTTACGCTTGGACCCGTCACTATCTTGGTCGGATTTGCGATTGAATTTTATGCACTTTTTCATAAATCAAAATAA